A window of Haliscomenobacter hydrossis DSM 1100 contains these coding sequences:
- a CDS encoding alkaline phosphatase D family protein yields the protein MSMITLLSAQGIATPQHLTKKRTTIGPVDVKQAVTTLAFGSCNNQEKDQMMWKPILSNTPDLWVWLGDNIYADTDDMALMKKMYQKVLKEPDYAQLCQKTSVMGIWDDHDYGQNDGDKNYQKKEESKALMLNFLEVPKDDPVWKREGAYQSYTMGPAGSQIKVILLDGRYFRDELVPNPSKTPRYFNNETGDMLGEAQWKWLEEELRNSTAQINIIACGIQFVHDEHAFEKWGNFPAARQRFFELLVKIKPTKTLLLSGDRHISEVSKIDLPGLGYPLYDFTSSGLTHAYSGNTTETNRYRVSPLVNQRSFGVLRIDWSAPSPRITMEARGLDNIEFFKLEF from the coding sequence ATGTCAATGATCACTTTATTAAGTGCTCAAGGAATTGCTACACCACAGCATCTTACTAAAAAGCGCACGACTATTGGTCCTGTTGATGTCAAACAAGCGGTTACCACACTTGCTTTTGGCTCCTGCAACAATCAGGAGAAAGACCAAATGATGTGGAAGCCAATCCTGAGCAATACGCCCGATTTATGGGTTTGGCTGGGGGACAATATCTACGCGGATACGGATGATATGGCGCTCATGAAAAAGATGTACCAAAAAGTGCTCAAAGAACCCGATTATGCCCAATTGTGCCAAAAAACTTCAGTGATGGGCATTTGGGATGACCACGATTACGGCCAAAATGATGGCGACAAAAACTACCAAAAAAAGGAGGAAAGTAAAGCCTTGATGTTGAATTTTTTGGAGGTGCCCAAAGATGACCCAGTCTGGAAACGCGAAGGGGCTTATCAGTCTTACACCATGGGGCCCGCAGGAAGCCAAATCAAAGTCATCCTTCTCGACGGGCGATATTTTCGGGACGAATTGGTTCCCAATCCTTCTAAAACGCCACGCTATTTCAACAATGAAACGGGTGATATGTTGGGAGAGGCCCAGTGGAAATGGTTGGAAGAGGAGTTGCGCAACAGTACCGCTCAAATCAACATCATCGCTTGTGGCATTCAGTTCGTTCATGACGAACATGCGTTTGAAAAATGGGGCAACTTCCCGGCAGCACGCCAGCGTTTTTTTGAATTGCTGGTGAAAATAAAACCGACCAAAACGCTCTTGTTGAGCGGGGATCGACACATCTCGGAGGTGTCAAAAATTGACCTACCCGGTTTGGGATATCCATTGTATGATTTTACCTCCAGTGGCCTTACGCATGCTTACTCCGGGAATACTACCGAAACCAATCGTTACCGGGTGAGCCCTCTGGTCAACCAGCGCAGCTTTGGTGTTTTGCGGATAGACTGGTCAGCACCTTCACCCCGGATTACGATGGAAGCGCGTGGTTTGGACAACATCGAATTTTTCAAATTGGAATTTTAG